In a single window of the Hirundo rustica isolate bHirRus1 chromosome 7, bHirRus1.pri.v3, whole genome shotgun sequence genome:
- the GBX2 gene encoding homeobox protein GBX-2 — protein sequence MSAAFQPSLMMMQRPLGSSTAFSIDSLIGSPPPPAPGHFVYTGYPMFMPYRPVVLPPPPPPALPQGALPPALPPAHPHHHQLPSLPSGFCSGLAQGMALTSTLMATLPGTFPASPQHQEAARKFAPPGNFEKAEGIPADGGGDDGKAFLGKDGALLPFPAADAVQASLAGALRGQGKEDPKAEEDAKGKEESFSMDSDLDYSSDDNIPGQAAHKEEDSGNGLEENPQNPPNSTNTTSTGKNRRRRTAFTSEQLLELEKEFHCKKYLSLTERSQIAHALKLSEVQVKIWFQNRRAKWKRVKAGNANSKTGEPSRNPKIVVPIPVHVSRFAIRSQHQQLEQARP from the exons ATGAGCGCGGCTTTCCAGCCCTCGCTGATGATGATGCAGCGCCCGCTGGGAAGCAGCACGGCCTTCAGCATCGACTCGCTGATCGGCagccccccgccgcccgcccccgggCACTTCGTGTACACCGGCTACCCCATGTTCATGCCCTACCGGCCCGTggtgctgccgccgccgccgccgcccgcgctgCCGCAGGGCGCGCTGccccccgcgctgccccccgCGCACCCGCACCACCACCAGCTGCCCAGCCTGCCCTCCGGCTTCTGCTCCGGCCTGGCGCAGGGCATGGCGCTCACCTCCACGCTGATGGCCACGCTGCCCGGCACCTTCCCCGCCTCCCCGCAGCACCAGGAGGCCGCCAGGAAGTTCGCGCCGCCGGGGAACTTCGAGAAAGCCGAGGGGATCCCCGCGGACGGCGGCGGCGACGACGGCAAAGCCTTCCTGGGCAAGGACGGGgccctcctgcccttccccgcCGCCGACGCCGTCCAGGCTTCCCTCG CCGGGGCTCTCCGCGGCCAGGGTAAGGAGGACCCCAAGGCGGAGGAGGACGCGAAAGGCAAGGAGGAAAGTTTCTCCATGGACAGCGATCTAGATTATAGCTCGGACGACAACATCCCCGGCCAGGCGGCTCACAAGGAAGAGGACTCTGGCAACGGGCTCGAGGAAAACCCCCAGAACCCCCCCAATTCCACCAACACCACGTCCACGGGCAAAAACCGGCGGAGGCGAACAGCCTTCACCAgcgagcagctgctggagctggagaaggagttCCACTGCAAAAAGTACCTGTCCCTGACAGAGAGGTCCCAGATCGCCCACGCCCTCAAACTCAGCGAGGTGCAGGTGAAAATCTGGTTCCAGAACAGGCGGGCGAAATGGAAACGGGTCAAAGCGGGCAACGCCAACTCCAAGACGGGGGAACCTTCGCGAAACCCCAAGATCGTGGTGCCCATCCCGGTGCACGTCAGCAGGTTCGCGATCAGGAgtcagcaccagcagctggagcaaGCCCGACCCTGA